In the bacterium genome, one interval contains:
- a CDS encoding DoxX family protein, with amino-acid sequence MNERSGLLAWIVPPVLDGRGALGLLLLRLVAGAAFLVHGSGKIETPFSWMPPEAPVPGALQALAAIAEFFGGGLGWIAGFLTPIASLGVLATMTVAVVFHLQRGDPFVGAGGPSFELALIYWSIALLLLFTGPGRFSLDAQLFRRRA; translated from the coding sequence ATGAACGAACGCAGCGGGCTCCTCGCCTGGATCGTCCCACCCGTGCTCGACGGCCGCGGCGCGCTCGGGCTCCTGCTGCTCCGCCTGGTCGCCGGCGCGGCCTTCCTCGTCCACGGCTCGGGCAAGATCGAGACGCCGTTCTCCTGGATGCCGCCGGAGGCTCCCGTGCCCGGCGCGCTGCAGGCCCTGGCCGCCATCGCCGAGTTCTTCGGCGGCGGTCTGGGGTGGATCGCCGGCTTCCTCACCCCGATCGCCTCGCTCGGCGTCCTGGCCACCATGACCGTCGCGGTCGTCTTCCACCTCCAGCGCGGCGACCCGTTCGTCGGCGCCGGCGGACCGTCCTTCGAGCTGGCGCTGATCTACTGGTCCATCGCCCTCCTGCTCCTCTTCACCGGCCCCGGCCGCTTCTCGCTCGACGCCCAGTTGTTCCGCCGCCGCGCGTAA
- a CDS encoding histidine phosphatase family protein, with the protein MARWIRLAMVVAALATLAGCPSRQPEAPAMPPAVVPPVNAAQLAAALRQGGLVLFVRHAASDPSRKDDARVVLENCATQRGLSALGRAQAEGIAAAIARLRLPIGMVRSSPYCRCADTARLAFGYMLLDHDLLPATGPNAKSHLAAVRRLLGTPPIPRQNTVLVGHGDTLKALLNLDLEEGETLVVRPAPSGGSFALVGRIRAEQWAALAH; encoded by the coding sequence ATGGCGCGATGGATCCGGCTGGCGATGGTGGTGGCGGCCCTGGCGACGCTCGCCGGCTGCCCGTCGCGTCAACCGGAGGCGCCGGCGATGCCGCCCGCCGTCGTGCCGCCGGTCAACGCCGCCCAGCTCGCGGCGGCGCTGCGCCAGGGAGGCCTGGTCCTCTTCGTCCGCCACGCCGCCAGCGACCCCAGCCGCAAGGACGACGCCCGCGTCGTGCTCGAGAACTGCGCCACCCAGCGCGGCCTCTCGGCGCTCGGGCGCGCGCAGGCCGAGGGCATCGCGGCGGCGATCGCGCGCCTCCGCCTGCCGATCGGCATGGTGCGCAGCAGTCCCTACTGCCGCTGCGCCGACACCGCCCGCCTCGCCTTCGGCTACATGTTGCTCGACCACGACCTCCTGCCCGCCACCGGGCCCAACGCCAAGTCGCACCTCGCCGCGGTGCGCCGCCTGCTCGGCACGCCGCCGATCCCGAGGCAGAACACCGTGCTCGTCGGCCACGGCGACACCCTCAAGGCGCTCCTCAACCTCGATCTCGAGGAGGGCGAAACCCTCGTCGTCCGCCCGGCGCCGAGCGGCGGGTCCTTCGCGCTCGTCGGCCGCATCCGCGCCGAGCAATGGGCGGCGCTGGCACACTGA
- a CDS encoding YdcF family protein, with protein sequence MQRSGTGAPPEGREADVAVVLGAAVRPQGRPSPTLSRRTMHAVELARSGAVAHLLLTGGVGRHPPSEAAVMRAIAERAGIPPARLVLDESASTTLESARACARIIAARGWTRVLLVTDRYHLARSLMAFRHFGVVARGSAPPDPSDTAAWRRLLLSARELVAIPWYVVRLAVEKK encoded by the coding sequence ATGCAGCGCAGCGGAACCGGCGCACCTCCCGAAGGACGCGAGGCCGATGTCGCCGTCGTGCTCGGTGCCGCGGTACGACCGCAGGGACGCCCGAGTCCGACGCTGTCGCGGCGCACGATGCACGCGGTCGAGCTGGCGCGCAGTGGCGCGGTCGCCCATCTGCTGCTGACCGGCGGGGTCGGCCGCCATCCGCCGTCCGAGGCCGCCGTCATGCGCGCCATCGCCGAGCGAGCCGGCATCCCGCCCGCGCGCCTGGTGCTCGACGAGAGCGCGTCGACGACGCTCGAGAGCGCCCGCGCCTGCGCCCGCATCATCGCGGCGCGCGGCTGGACACGGGTGCTGCTGGTCACGGACCGCTACCATCTGGCGCGCTCCCTGATGGCCTTCCGACACTTCGGCGTCGTCGCCCGCGGCAGCGCCCCGCCCGACCCTTCCGACACCGCCGCCTGGCGCCGGTTGCTGCTGAGCGCCCGCGAGCTGGTGGCGATCCCGTGGTACGTGGTGCGGCTGGCGGTGGAGAAGAAATGA
- a CDS encoding amidohydrolase, whose protein sequence is MSDRIVSADSHVNPPKDLWVRDCPAQFKDRAPRVESTEMGDFWIVDSQISGAIGLDSSAGRKPEDYKPHGLTYKDMRPGAYDPTARLADMDLDGVDAEVLYFGGPVTQYAADPALRRYVVQRYNDWMVELSKAAPTRLVGLAHVPLVDIDEGCAELERIARLGLRGFHVDPFPDERGGKALWDPAYEKLWALIEETGLPMSFHIVGPRNANVQATFMNPTPGVKETFIAIAPISICEVVSTLTFTGILERHPKLRYVLVECGIGWIPYFLERMDQTFNKHRFWTKSVITEKPSFYWYRQGHATFIQDLAGVAERHRAGLHNVMWSTDYPHSDSTWPKSREALAEHFKDVPDDERRLIAGANCAALYGLS, encoded by the coding sequence ATGAGCGATCGCATCGTCTCCGCCGATTCGCACGTCAATCCGCCGAAGGACCTGTGGGTGCGCGACTGCCCGGCGCAGTTCAAGGACCGCGCGCCGCGCGTCGAGTCGACCGAGATGGGCGACTTCTGGATCGTCGACTCGCAGATCAGCGGCGCCATCGGCCTCGATTCCTCCGCCGGCCGCAAGCCGGAGGACTACAAGCCGCACGGCCTGACCTACAAGGACATGCGGCCCGGCGCCTACGACCCGACGGCGCGCCTCGCCGACATGGACCTCGACGGCGTCGACGCCGAGGTGCTCTATTTCGGCGGCCCGGTCACCCAGTACGCCGCCGACCCGGCGCTCCGTCGCTACGTCGTGCAGCGCTACAACGACTGGATGGTCGAGCTCTCGAAGGCCGCGCCGACCCGCCTGGTCGGGCTCGCGCACGTGCCGCTGGTCGACATCGACGAGGGCTGCGCCGAGCTCGAGCGCATCGCCCGGCTGGGGCTGAGGGGCTTCCACGTCGATCCGTTCCCCGACGAGCGCGGCGGCAAGGCGTTGTGGGATCCCGCCTACGAGAAGCTGTGGGCGCTGATCGAGGAGACCGGCCTCCCGATGAGCTTCCACATCGTCGGGCCGCGCAACGCCAACGTGCAGGCGACGTTCATGAATCCGACCCCCGGCGTGAAGGAGACGTTCATCGCCATCGCCCCGATCTCGATCTGCGAGGTGGTGTCGACGCTCACCTTCACCGGCATCCTCGAGCGTCATCCGAAGCTCCGGTACGTGCTCGTCGAATGCGGCATCGGTTGGATCCCCTACTTCCTCGAGCGCATGGACCAGACCTTCAACAAGCACCGCTTCTGGACCAAGTCGGTGATCACCGAGAAGCCCAGCTTCTATTGGTACCGCCAGGGGCACGCGACGTTCATCCAGGACCTCGCGGGCGTCGCCGAGCGCCACCGCGCCGGCCTCCACAACGTCATGTGGTCGACCGACTACCCACACTCCGACAGCACCTGGCCGAAGTCGCGCGAGGCGCTGGCCGAGCACTTCAAGGACGTTCCGGACGACGAGCGGCGCCTCATCGCCGGCGCCAACTGCGCCGCGCTGTACGGATTGAGCTGA
- a CDS encoding DUF1329 domain-containing protein, giving the protein MATARWGGVIAAVIVALSAAGSPAGAEPAPGTVLNADTWQQAEGMLPAEFLDRYKNGQWQHEVVTPPAETHFGDEDFLAAGQRNGGQYALGADGGVVESGSGQQPAFIYGPPFPVVDRNDPQAGAKIVWNFFYQSYLLGNSHNQVNLEWVGSQGMQRSIGTDVYQHFFDGQPAKYRPASNPQNFLFQQISAVTAPADLQGTVALTHRFRDPSRRDQAWTFVPALRRVRAVSPANRSDGFLGSDMSQDDGSYFDGKPEDFDWKLVGDGEMLVLMDRASLMDKECNISRLPSGGFQGRDGLLPRFAYQTKDFTGFAWRPLQSDFVLVKRPVWIVEGTPKDKYYLFGKIVLRFDKESWRGTYNSKYDWQGEILNSYLPVYGPFFDVDGEWRSYAKLTFTMAQNWKLDRATVSFADPKAPTQQSRISFPEGFFNVDQLNRQGK; this is encoded by the coding sequence ATGGCGACAGCGAGATGGGGTGGAGTGATCGCGGCGGTCATCGTCGCGCTGAGCGCGGCCGGATCGCCGGCCGGCGCCGAGCCGGCGCCGGGCACGGTGCTCAACGCCGACACCTGGCAGCAGGCGGAGGGCATGCTGCCGGCGGAGTTCCTCGACCGCTACAAGAACGGCCAGTGGCAGCACGAGGTGGTCACGCCGCCGGCGGAGACGCACTTCGGCGACGAGGATTTCCTCGCCGCCGGCCAGAGGAACGGCGGCCAGTACGCGCTCGGGGCGGACGGCGGCGTGGTCGAGAGCGGCAGCGGTCAGCAGCCGGCGTTCATCTACGGCCCGCCGTTCCCGGTGGTCGACCGGAACGACCCGCAGGCCGGCGCGAAGATCGTGTGGAACTTCTTCTACCAGTCGTACCTGCTCGGCAATTCGCACAACCAGGTGAACCTGGAGTGGGTCGGCTCGCAGGGCATGCAGCGCAGCATCGGCACCGACGTCTATCAGCACTTCTTCGACGGCCAGCCGGCGAAGTACCGGCCGGCGAGCAACCCGCAGAACTTCCTCTTCCAGCAGATCTCGGCGGTGACGGCGCCAGCCGACCTGCAGGGCACGGTGGCGTTGACGCACCGCTTCCGCGACCCGTCGCGACGCGACCAGGCGTGGACCTTCGTCCCGGCCCTGCGCCGCGTCCGCGCCGTGTCGCCGGCCAACCGCTCCGACGGCTTCCTCGGCTCCGACATGTCGCAGGACGACGGCTCGTACTTCGACGGCAAGCCCGAGGACTTCGACTGGAAGCTGGTCGGCGACGGCGAGATGCTGGTGCTGATGGACCGCGCGTCGCTGATGGACAAGGAGTGCAACATCTCCCGCCTGCCGAGCGGCGGCTTCCAGGGCCGGGACGGCCTGCTGCCGCGCTTCGCCTACCAGACCAAGGACTTCACCGGCTTCGCCTGGCGGCCGCTGCAGAGCGACTTCGTGCTCGTCAAGCGCCCGGTGTGGATCGTCGAGGGCACCCCCAAGGACAAGTACTACCTGTTCGGCAAGATCGTCCTGCGCTTCGACAAGGAGAGCTGGCGCGGCACCTACAACAGCAAGTACGACTGGCAGGGCGAGATCCTCAACTCGTACCTGCCGGTCTACGGCCCGTTCTTCGACGTCGACGGCGAGTGGCGCAGCTACGCCAAGCTGACCTTCACGATGGCGCAGAACTGGAAGCTCGACCGCGCCACGGTCAGCTTCGCCGACCCGAAGGCGCCGACGCAGCAGTCGCGCATCAGCTTCCCCGAGGGCTTCTTCAACGTCGACCAGCTCAATCGCCAGGGGAAGTAG
- the norR gene encoding nitric oxide reductase transcriptional regulator NorR, with product MTRIGDARAVALLNAACDLSADLEEQERYRRLLDHIREVIPYDSAAFLRLDGDGSLVPVAVNGLVPETVGRRFWPREHPRLQQILDAPGPIRFAKDLAAPDPFDGLLSCDASAAHRVHACMGCALRVQGETLGVLAADALAADAFDGIDVETLGHFGALLALAFKTASLLSGLQHQSQRERVVAQQLGSEAHERVGSEFLGVSAAAQRIREDIALIARSDLPLLITGETGVGKEVAARAIHLRSGRRHRPLIYLNCAALPESIAESELFGHTRGAFTDAREARAGKFEVADGGTLLLDEIGELPLSLQPKLLRVLQTGEVQRVGSDETVRVDVRVIAATNRDLPTEVESGRFRADLYHRLNVYPLQIPPLRERPADIDLLCGYFLDHVRVRLGLGPVRVSAEARAALHAYDWPGNVRELEHALLRASLRAAGSRRGEPVIIGGEHLGIVGAAPPPIPDGPAAAADLPLRAATDQFQRRRIEQALRAADGSWSVAARALGLDRANLRRLANRLGVSAAAR from the coding sequence ATGACCCGAATCGGCGATGCCAGGGCGGTGGCGCTGCTCAACGCGGCCTGTGATCTCTCGGCGGATCTCGAGGAGCAGGAGCGCTATCGGCGGTTGCTCGATCACATCCGCGAGGTGATCCCGTACGACTCTGCGGCGTTCCTACGTCTGGACGGCGACGGCAGCCTGGTGCCGGTGGCGGTGAACGGGCTGGTGCCGGAGACCGTGGGGCGGCGCTTCTGGCCGCGGGAGCATCCGCGGCTGCAGCAGATTCTCGACGCTCCGGGGCCGATCCGGTTTGCCAAGGATCTGGCGGCGCCCGATCCCTTCGACGGGCTGCTCTCGTGCGACGCCTCGGCCGCGCACCGGGTGCATGCCTGCATGGGGTGCGCGCTGCGCGTGCAGGGCGAGACCCTGGGGGTGCTGGCGGCGGACGCGCTGGCGGCCGACGCGTTCGACGGCATCGACGTCGAGACGCTGGGCCACTTCGGCGCCCTGCTGGCGCTCGCCTTCAAGACCGCGAGCCTGTTGTCGGGGCTGCAGCACCAGTCGCAGCGCGAGCGCGTCGTCGCCCAGCAGCTCGGCTCCGAGGCGCACGAGCGGGTGGGCTCGGAATTCCTCGGCGTCAGCGCCGCGGCGCAGCGCATCCGCGAGGACATCGCCCTGATCGCCCGTTCCGACCTGCCGCTGCTGATCACCGGCGAGACCGGCGTCGGCAAGGAGGTCGCGGCCCGCGCCATCCACCTGCGGTCGGGGCGGCGACACCGTCCGCTCATCTATCTGAACTGCGCCGCGCTGCCGGAATCGATCGCCGAGAGCGAGCTCTTCGGCCACACGCGCGGCGCCTTCACCGACGCGCGCGAGGCGCGGGCCGGCAAGTTCGAGGTCGCCGACGGCGGCACGCTGCTGCTCGACGAGATCGGCGAGCTGCCGTTGTCGCTGCAGCCGAAGCTGCTGCGCGTGCTGCAGACCGGCGAGGTGCAGCGGGTGGGCTCGGACGAGACGGTGCGCGTCGACGTGCGGGTCATCGCCGCCACCAACCGCGACCTCCCGACCGAGGTCGAGTCCGGTCGTTTCCGCGCCGACCTGTACCACCGGCTCAACGTCTACCCGCTGCAGATCCCGCCGCTGCGCGAACGCCCGGCCGACATCGACCTCCTCTGCGGCTACTTCCTCGACCACGTCCGCGTCCGCCTCGGGCTCGGGCCCGTGCGCGTCTCCGCCGAGGCGCGCGCGGCGCTGCACGCCTACGACTGGCCGGGCAACGTGCGCGAGCTCGAGCACGCCCTGCTGCGCGCCTCACTGCGCGCCGCCGGCAGCCGCCGCGGCGAGCCGGTGATCATCGGCGGCGAGCACCTCGGCATCGTCGGCGCCGCGCCGCCGCCGATCCCCGACGGGCCCGCCGCCGCCGCGGACCTGCCGCTGCGCGCCGCCACCGACCAGTTCCAACGCCGCCGCATCGAACAGGCCCTGCGCGCCGCCGACGGGAGCTGGAGCGTCGCCGCCCGCGCCCTCGGGTTGGATCGCGCCAACCTGCGGCGATTGGCGAATCGCCTGGGCGTCTCCGCCGCCGCGCGCTGA
- a CDS encoding DUF542 domain-containing protein → MREDEMTIGELATTRPASTRVLYRHGIEYCTGASRRLSEACREAAVEPAAVLAEVAREEGGGPAAVVWLRRPVAALVDHLIGAFHTVERRAMEQLGRRLADAVARQPAGAAARDLAEAFDALRGDLGEHMAKEESVLFPWLRSGRGDLARTPIQVMVMEHEATLRQLNHVRALRQAFAAASAASAAPIVDGLCELDRHVREHMHLENNVLFPRALRGED, encoded by the coding sequence ATGCGAGAGGACGAGATGACGATCGGGGAATTGGCGACGACGCGGCCGGCGTCGACCCGCGTGCTCTACCGACACGGGATCGAGTACTGCACCGGGGCGTCGCGGCGCCTGTCCGAAGCCTGCCGCGAGGCGGCGGTCGAGCCGGCGGCGGTGTTGGCGGAGGTCGCGCGCGAGGAGGGCGGTGGGCCGGCGGCGGTGGTGTGGCTGCGGCGACCGGTCGCGGCGCTCGTCGATCACCTGATCGGCGCCTTCCACACCGTGGAGCGGCGGGCGATGGAGCAGCTCGGGCGGCGGCTCGCCGACGCCGTGGCGCGGCAGCCGGCGGGCGCCGCGGCGCGCGATCTCGCGGAGGCGTTCGACGCGCTGCGCGGCGACCTCGGCGAGCACATGGCGAAGGAGGAGAGCGTCCTCTTCCCCTGGCTGCGCTCCGGCCGCGGCGACCTGGCGCGCACGCCGATCCAGGTGATGGTGATGGAGCACGAGGCGACGCTGCGGCAGCTCAACCACGTCCGGGCGCTGCGACAGGCCTTCGCCGCCGCGTCTGCCGCGTCCGCGGCGCCGATCGTCGACGGGCTCTGTGAGCTCGACCGCCATGTCCGCGAGCACATGCACCTCGAGAACAACGTCCTCTTTCCGCGCGCCCTGCGCGGCGAGGACTGA
- a CDS encoding c-type cytochrome — protein MSWITRTIAAALALSPLALPYRAAAQGGDARQQAQEIFAGRCTPCHGAQGKGDGAASKGLTPPPRNFSDPAWQQSVTDDHIEKIIKYGGAAVGKSPAMPANPDLNAKPQVVIELREIVRGFGK, from the coding sequence ATGAGCTGGATCACCCGCACGATCGCCGCGGCCCTGGCGCTGAGCCCGCTTGCCCTGCCGTACCGCGCGGCAGCGCAGGGCGGCGACGCCAGGCAGCAGGCGCAGGAGATCTTCGCCGGCCGCTGCACGCCATGCCACGGCGCGCAGGGCAAAGGGGACGGCGCGGCGTCGAAGGGCCTGACGCCTCCACCGCGCAATTTCAGCGATCCCGCCTGGCAGCAGAGCGTCACCGACGACCACATCGAGAAGATCATCAAGTACGGCGGCGCGGCGGTCGGGAAGAGCCCGGCCATGCCCGCCAATCCGGACCTCAACGCCAAGCCGCAGGTGGTGATCGAGCTGCGGGAGATCGTGCGCGGGTTCGGCAAGTGA
- the nosZ gene encoding Sec-dependent nitrous-oxide reductase, translating to MTQSTATAALGAASTTVVRRAGRLLAGAAILALAALVGHPARGASGESLQELMKARDLSEADVTAALKTYMPTGRHDDYYIFASGGHSGQVVVIGVPSMRILKYIAVFTPEPWQGYGFGDETDALIETGDRHGHPLRWADTHHPALSELKGDYDGRYLFIGDKANARVAVVDLADFATKQIVSSNLIESDHGGTFVTPNTEYVIEASQYPAPLGGKYAPLEQFNDEYRGAMIFWKFDRDKGRIVPEQSFAIELPPYAQDLVDAGKLASDGFAFCNSINTERAYGGDLEGRPPMESGYSQNDMDYLHVIDWKKAEQVVKAGKTEKIAGFTVIRLPVAVEEGLLHFVPEPKSPHGVDVSPDGKDIVVGGKLDTHATVYSIEKIKQLIADKKFEGTDPYGVPILPFKESIRGQVEIGLGPLHTVFDDKGNAYTSVFIESVAAKWSLKDLKLIEKIPAHYNIGHITAAEGDTVSPDGKYVVMMDKWALDRFAPVGPLLPQNFQLLDVSGEHMQLLADLPIPLGEPHYAQMIKADKLKPLEVYKPVGTNPLTETKDPHAVEGGKERIDRKPDGVHVYMTAIRSHFTPDIIRVKEGETVHLHITNLEQAYDATHGFAIDSHNIQLSLEPGEHANVTFVADKPGVFPMYCTEFCSALHLEMAGYLLVEPKAGGTTAKADTTAAKGKK from the coding sequence ATGACTCAGTCGACCGCAACAGCGGCCCTGGGGGCCGCGAGCACGACGGTGGTCCGCAGGGCGGGCCGACTGCTGGCCGGCGCCGCGATCCTGGCGCTGGCGGCACTCGTCGGCCACCCCGCGCGTGGCGCCAGCGGCGAGAGCCTGCAGGAGTTGATGAAGGCGCGCGACCTCAGCGAGGCCGACGTGACGGCGGCGCTGAAGACCTACATGCCGACCGGCCGGCACGACGACTACTACATCTTCGCCTCCGGCGGGCACAGCGGCCAGGTCGTCGTCATCGGCGTGCCCAGCATGCGCATCCTCAAGTACATCGCCGTCTTCACCCCCGAGCCGTGGCAGGGCTACGGCTTCGGCGACGAGACCGATGCGCTGATCGAGACCGGCGATCGCCACGGCCACCCGCTGCGCTGGGCCGACACTCATCATCCGGCGCTGAGCGAGCTGAAGGGGGACTACGACGGCCGCTACCTGTTCATCGGCGACAAGGCCAACGCGCGCGTCGCAGTGGTGGACCTCGCCGACTTCGCCACCAAGCAGATCGTGTCGTCGAACCTCATCGAGTCCGACCACGGCGGCACCTTCGTCACCCCGAACACCGAGTACGTCATCGAAGCCAGCCAGTACCCGGCGCCGCTGGGCGGCAAATACGCGCCGCTCGAGCAGTTCAACGACGAGTACCGCGGGGCGATGATCTTCTGGAAGTTCGATCGCGACAAGGGCCGCATCGTCCCCGAGCAGTCGTTCGCCATCGAGCTGCCGCCGTACGCCCAGGATCTCGTCGATGCCGGCAAGCTGGCCAGCGACGGCTTCGCGTTCTGCAACTCGATCAACACCGAGCGCGCCTACGGCGGCGACCTGGAGGGCCGGCCGCCGATGGAGTCCGGCTACTCGCAGAACGACATGGACTACCTGCACGTCATCGACTGGAAGAAGGCCGAGCAGGTGGTGAAGGCGGGCAAGACGGAGAAGATCGCCGGCTTCACGGTCATCCGTCTGCCGGTGGCGGTCGAGGAGGGCCTTCTCCACTTCGTCCCCGAGCCGAAGAGCCCGCACGGGGTCGACGTCAGCCCCGACGGCAAGGACATCGTCGTCGGCGGCAAGCTCGACACCCACGCCACCGTCTACAGCATCGAGAAGATCAAGCAGCTCATCGCCGACAAGAAGTTCGAGGGGACCGACCCGTACGGCGTCCCCATCCTGCCCTTCAAGGAGTCGATCCGCGGCCAGGTGGAGATCGGCCTCGGCCCGCTGCACACGGTCTTCGACGACAAGGGCAACGCCTACACCTCGGTGTTCATCGAGTCGGTGGCGGCGAAGTGGAGCCTCAAGGATCTCAAGCTGATCGAGAAGATTCCCGCCCACTACAACATCGGCCACATCACCGCCGCCGAGGGCGACACCGTCAGCCCGGATGGCAAGTACGTGGTGATGATGGACAAGTGGGCGCTCGACCGCTTCGCGCCGGTCGGTCCGCTGCTGCCGCAGAACTTCCAGCTCCTCGACGTCAGCGGCGAGCACATGCAGCTCCTCGCCGATCTGCCGATCCCGCTCGGCGAGCCGCACTACGCGCAGATGATCAAGGCCGACAAATTGAAGCCGCTCGAGGTCTACAAGCCGGTCGGCACCAACCCGCTCACCGAGACCAAGGACCCGCATGCGGTCGAGGGCGGCAAGGAGCGCATCGACCGCAAGCCGGACGGGGTTCACGTCTACATGACCGCCATCCGCAGCCACTTCACGCCCGACATCATCCGCGTCAAGGAGGGCGAGACCGTGCACCTGCACATCACCAACCTCGAGCAGGCGTACGACGCGACGCACGGCTTCGCCATCGACTCGCACAACATCCAGCTCAGCCTCGAGCCGGGCGAGCACGCCAACGTCACCTTCGTCGCCGACAAGCCGGGCGTCTTCCCGATGTACTGCACCGAATTCTGCTCGGCGCTGCACCTGGAGATGGCGGGCTACCTGCTCGTCGAACCGAAGGCCGGCGGGACGACGGCCAAGGCCGATACGACCGCGGCCAAGGGCAAGAAGTAG
- the nosD gene encoding nitrous oxide reductase family maturation protein NosD: MTTLGRATTRAGWSGLLAGAILLVAASAPAATDEHEVLYEPVHIGAAPAAAATRWTRVAPPRPADCLTAAADRDLQTALDAAPDGATICLEPGRHAGPITVARALTLWGPAEAVIASKGVGTTVRVTGAGARLLGFTVDGSGGRFDTVDAAVKVGASDVAVEGLTVVHAAFGILVERAQRVTVRGNDIVGDPALPFGLRGDGIRLWEVDGATIAHNRLTDSRDMVVWYSRDNQVIDNVVVRGRYGTHFMYSHRNQVRRNRYVDNVVGVFVMYSRDVTLADNLMAGSGGAAGMGIGLKESGNVTATQNVLVRDTIGVYIDTSPLANDDANRFARNAIRLSGTAVVFHGRATRNHFLDNSFRDNLAQVESRGGTTALDAEWRGNDFDDYAGYDFDGDGFGDVPYELHSLTTTLIGRYPSLAYFRGGLALFAVDTVNHIAPLFRPTTLLVDSRPRMQPLVDEGALRDAIDAH; encoded by the coding sequence ATGACCACACTCGGCCGAGCGACGACGCGGGCGGGATGGAGCGGCCTCCTAGCCGGCGCCATCCTCCTCGTCGCCGCTTCCGCTCCGGCCGCCACCGACGAGCACGAGGTGCTCTACGAGCCGGTGCACATCGGCGCCGCGCCGGCGGCGGCGGCGACGCGCTGGACGCGGGTGGCGCCGCCGCGCCCCGCCGACTGCCTGACGGCGGCGGCCGACCGCGACCTGCAGACGGCGCTCGACGCCGCGCCCGACGGCGCCACGATCTGCCTCGAGCCCGGTCGCCATGCGGGCCCCATCACCGTCGCCCGCGCGCTGACGCTGTGGGGTCCGGCCGAGGCGGTGATCGCGTCCAAGGGAGTCGGCACCACCGTCCGCGTCACCGGCGCCGGCGCCCGGCTGCTCGGCTTCACCGTCGACGGCAGCGGCGGGCGCTTCGACACCGTCGACGCGGCGGTGAAGGTCGGCGCCTCCGATGTCGCCGTCGAGGGGCTGACCGTCGTCCATGCCGCGTTCGGCATTCTCGTCGAACGCGCGCAGCGGGTGACCGTCCGCGGCAACGACATCGTCGGCGATCCCGCCCTGCCCTTCGGCCTGCGCGGCGACGGCATCCGCCTCTGGGAGGTCGACGGGGCGACGATCGCGCACAACCGCCTCACCGACTCGCGCGACATGGTGGTGTGGTACTCGCGCGACAATCAGGTCATCGACAACGTCGTGGTGCGCGGCCGCTACGGCACGCACTTCATGTACAGCCACCGCAACCAGGTGCGGCGCAACCGCTACGTCGACAACGTCGTCGGCGTGTTCGTGATGTACAGCCGCGACGTCACCCTGGCCGACAATCTCATGGCGGGCAGCGGCGGCGCCGCCGGCATGGGCATCGGCCTCAAGGAATCGGGCAACGTCACCGCCACCCAGAACGTCCTCGTCCGCGACACCATCGGCGTCTACATCGACACCTCGCCGCTCGCCAACGACGACGCCAATCGCTTCGCGCGCAACGCCATCCGGCTGAGCGGGACGGCGGTCGTCTTCCACGGCCGCGCCACCCGCAACCATTTCCTCGACAACAGCTTCCGCGACAACCTGGCGCAGGTCGAGAGCCGCGGCGGCACCACCGCGCTCGACGCCGAGTGGCGCGGCAACGATTTCGACGACTACGCCGGCTACGACTTCGACGGCGACGGCTTCGGCGACGTGCCCTACGAGCTGCACAGCCTGACCACGACGCTCATCGGCCGCTACCCGAGCCTCGCCTACTTCCGCGGCGGCCTGGCGCTGTTCGCGGTCGATACCGTCAACCACATCGCGCCGCTCTTCCGGCCGACGACCCTGTTGGTGGACAGCCGGCCGCGCATGCAGCCGCTGGTGGACGAAGGCGCGCTGCGGGATGCCATCGATGCGCATTGA